From the Leucobacter tenebrionis genome, one window contains:
- a CDS encoding ABC transporter permease, translating into MPESQNQSPQRGRAQRPPIEHFVAPVEEVPVAPVDAVRIKEKKSNLWLDAWRDMRRRPMFWISLVIILVVALVALFPGMFTQVDPRASSLANSNGEPTAGHPLGFTKQGYDVYARIIYGASTSVSVGLIVILITFVVGTITGALAGFFGGMADTVLSRLGDIFFSIPYILAAVVVMSVMQDYRNPLVIAFAIGGFQWPITARIVRSEILRVKNADFVMAAASLGLSRFATLVRHVLPNALAPAIVVTTLSLSSAIVAEATLSFLGVGLPPGEFISWGNDISAAQLSLRTDPMPLIYPSLALTVTVLGFILLGEVVRDALDPKARARR; encoded by the coding sequence ATGCCTGAGTCGCAGAATCAGTCACCCCAGCGCGGGCGCGCGCAGCGCCCGCCCATCGAGCACTTCGTCGCTCCCGTCGAAGAGGTGCCGGTAGCCCCCGTCGATGCCGTGCGCATCAAGGAGAAGAAGTCGAACCTGTGGCTCGACGCGTGGCGCGACATGCGCCGCCGCCCCATGTTCTGGATCTCGCTCGTGATCATCCTGGTGGTCGCGCTCGTCGCGCTGTTCCCCGGCATGTTCACGCAGGTGGATCCGCGCGCGAGTTCGCTCGCGAACTCCAACGGCGAACCCACCGCGGGCCACCCGCTCGGCTTCACCAAGCAGGGCTACGACGTCTACGCGCGCATCATCTACGGCGCCTCGACGTCGGTCTCCGTCGGTCTCATCGTGATCCTCATCACCTTCGTGGTGGGCACGATCACGGGGGCGCTCGCCGGCTTCTTCGGCGGGATGGCCGATACGGTGCTCTCGCGCCTCGGCGACATCTTCTTCTCGATCCCCTACATCCTCGCGGCCGTCGTCGTGATGAGCGTGATGCAGGACTACCGCAACCCGCTCGTGATCGCCTTCGCGATCGGCGGCTTCCAGTGGCCCATCACGGCGCGCATCGTGCGAAGCGAGATCCTCCGGGTCAAGAACGCCGACTTCGTGATGGCAGCGGCATCTCTCGGCCTTTCCCGCTTCGCAACGCTCGTGCGGCACGTGCTGCCGAACGCCCTGGCGCCCGCGATCGTCGTCACGACGCTCTCGCTGTCGTCGGCGATCGTGGCCGAGGCGACGCTGTCCTTCCTCGGCGTCGGCCTGCCCCCGGGCGAGTTCATCAGCTGGGGCAACGACATCAGCGCCGCGCAGCTCTCGCTGCGGACCGATCCGATGCCCCTCATCTACCCGTCGCTCGCGCTCACCGTCACCGTGCTGGGGTTCATCCTGCTCGGCGAGGTCGTGCGCGACGCGCTTGACCCGAAGGCGAGGGCCCGTCGATGA
- a CDS encoding multidrug effflux MFS transporter, with translation MMARDRLTPGLLAVLSFLAAVGPFATDMYLASFTSIAVDLGAVPSSVQLTLTAFLVGMGTGQLLLGPLSDQCGRRPVLVIALGVFAASSIAMVFSPNIGIFIALRAVQGMSGAAGVVVSRAIAVDLTKGADSIRAISLIAMFVGLGPLLAPPIGGAILTLGDWRAVLATLAAIATAMFALALILVPESLPRDRRASSGVRTAVRNFGRLLGDPRFLLLTCVFGLGFGSMMAYISASPFVGQTMLGMPPLLYSLAFAAGACAMILANMVNARLAGKVPASRMLLMGSVLSLASGATLTASSLSDTLSPPLFIVCAFVLTGGTGLIMSNASALALSLAEASRGAGSALLGAAQFAVGGLASPLVGAWGEHTALPMAAFVLAASVLACAGAVVYVRGRA, from the coding sequence ATGATGGCACGCGACCGACTCACGCCCGGATTGCTCGCGGTGCTCTCCTTCCTCGCGGCCGTCGGTCCCTTCGCGACCGACATGTACCTCGCATCGTTCACGTCGATCGCGGTCGACCTGGGGGCGGTGCCCTCCTCGGTGCAGCTCACCCTCACCGCCTTCCTCGTCGGCATGGGCACCGGACAGCTGCTGCTCGGCCCGCTCTCCGATCAGTGCGGCCGGCGCCCAGTACTCGTGATCGCCCTCGGCGTCTTTGCCGCCTCGAGCATCGCGATGGTGTTCTCGCCGAACATCGGCATCTTCATCGCGCTCCGCGCCGTGCAGGGAATGTCGGGGGCGGCGGGCGTCGTCGTCTCCCGGGCCATCGCCGTCGACCTCACGAAGGGCGCCGACTCGATCCGCGCGATCAGCCTCATCGCGATGTTCGTCGGGCTCGGCCCGCTCCTCGCGCCCCCGATCGGCGGCGCGATCCTCACCCTCGGCGACTGGCGCGCGGTGCTCGCAACCCTCGCCGCCATCGCCACGGCGATGTTCGCACTCGCGCTGATCCTCGTCCCCGAATCACTGCCCCGCGACCGCCGCGCGTCGTCCGGCGTGCGCACCGCGGTGCGCAACTTCGGCAGGCTGCTCGGCGACCCCCGTTTCCTGCTGCTCACCTGCGTATTCGGGCTCGGGTTCGGCAGTATGATGGCCTATATCTCGGCTTCGCCCTTCGTCGGGCAGACCATGCTCGGCATGCCGCCGCTGCTCTACTCGCTCGCCTTCGCGGCGGGCGCGTGCGCGATGATCCTCGCGAACATGGTGAACGCCCGTCTGGCCGGCAAGGTGCCCGCCTCCCGCATGCTGCTCATGGGCAGCGTGCTCTCGCTCGCCTCGGGCGCGACTCTCACCGCCTCCTCGCTCAGCGATACCCTCTCGCCGCCGCTCTTCATCGTCTGCGCCTTCGTACTCACCGGAGGCACCGGGCTCATCATGTCGAACGCCAGCGCGCTCGCGCTGAGCCTGGCCGAGGCGTCTCGGGGAGCAGGATCGGCGCTGCTCGGTGCCGCCCAGTTCGCCGTGGGCGGCCTCGCGTCTCCCCTCGTCGGTGCCTGGGGCGAGCACACGGCCCTACCGATGGCGGCGTTCGTGCTCGCGGCCTCGGTACTGGCGTGCGCGGGCGCGGTCGTCTACGTGCGCGGCCGGGCCTGA
- the hutU gene encoding urocanate hydratase, whose protein sequence is MALPGARPVRAPRGTEITAKSWQTEAPLRMLMNNLDPEVAERPDDLVVYGGTGRAARSWEAYDAIVDTLRDLEEDETLLVQSGKPVGVFRTSRWAPRVLIANSNLVGDWATWPEFRKLEAEGLMMYGQMTAGSWIYIGTQGILQGTYETFAAAGRKLQGQNRIEAVEGKGSLAGTITLTAGCGGMGGAQPLAVTLNDGACLIVDVDRTRLERRAGKRYLDEIAGDLDEALATVQRAKREQRGWSVGLVGNAAEVFPEILRRHRAGEITIDLVTDQTSAHDPLSYLPIGYRVEDRLERAEADPEQFTRDAQASMAAHVRAMVEFQDAGAEVFDYGNSIRDEARKGGYDRAFEFPGFVPAYIRPLFCEGLGPFRWAALSGDPEDIRVTDQALKELFPDNAHLHHWLDAAEERVEFEGLPARICWLGYGERHRAGLLFNRLVAEGRVSAPIVIGRDHLDSGSVASPYRETEAMADGSDAIADWPLLNALTAASSGATWVSIHHGGGVGMGRSIHTGQVSVADGTELAAEKLERLLTNDPGMGVIRHVDAGYERAAETAAERGVRVPLPPTIRNHDRAW, encoded by the coding sequence ATGGCTCTCCCCGGCGCCCGCCCCGTCCGCGCCCCGCGCGGTACCGAGATCACGGCCAAGAGCTGGCAGACGGAGGCCCCGCTGCGCATGCTCATGAACAACCTCGACCCCGAGGTCGCCGAGCGCCCCGACGACCTCGTCGTCTACGGCGGCACCGGCAGGGCCGCCCGCAGCTGGGAGGCCTACGACGCGATCGTCGACACCCTCCGCGACCTCGAGGAGGACGAGACCCTGCTCGTGCAGTCGGGCAAGCCGGTCGGCGTGTTCCGCACCAGCAGGTGGGCGCCGCGCGTGCTCATCGCGAACTCGAACCTCGTGGGCGACTGGGCGACGTGGCCCGAGTTCCGCAAGCTCGAGGCCGAGGGCCTCATGATGTACGGGCAGATGACTGCGGGATCGTGGATCTACATCGGCACCCAGGGGATCCTGCAGGGCACCTACGAGACCTTCGCCGCCGCCGGCCGCAAGCTGCAGGGGCAGAACCGCATCGAGGCGGTCGAGGGCAAGGGCTCCCTCGCGGGCACCATCACGCTGACGGCCGGCTGCGGCGGCATGGGCGGCGCCCAGCCGCTCGCGGTCACGCTCAACGACGGCGCCTGCCTCATCGTCGACGTCGACAGGACCCGGCTCGAACGACGGGCGGGCAAGCGCTACCTCGACGAGATCGCGGGTGATCTCGATGAGGCGCTCGCCACGGTGCAGCGGGCGAAGCGCGAGCAGCGCGGCTGGTCGGTCGGCCTCGTCGGCAACGCGGCGGAGGTGTTCCCCGAGATCCTGCGCCGTCACCGCGCCGGCGAGATCACGATCGACCTCGTCACCGACCAGACCAGCGCGCACGACCCGCTCTCGTATCTGCCGATCGGATACCGCGTCGAGGATCGCCTCGAACGGGCTGAGGCCGATCCCGAGCAGTTCACCCGCGACGCGCAGGCGTCGATGGCCGCGCACGTCCGGGCGATGGTCGAGTTCCAGGACGCGGGCGCCGAGGTGTTCGACTACGGCAACTCGATCCGCGACGAGGCGCGCAAGGGCGGCTATGATCGCGCCTTCGAGTTCCCCGGCTTCGTGCCCGCCTACATCCGGCCGCTGTTCTGCGAGGGCCTCGGACCGTTCCGCTGGGCGGCGCTCTCGGGCGATCCCGAGGACATCCGGGTCACCGACCAGGCGCTCAAGGAGCTGTTCCCCGATAACGCGCATCTGCACCACTGGCTCGACGCCGCGGAGGAGCGCGTCGAGTTCGAGGGACTGCCCGCCCGCATCTGCTGGCTCGGCTACGGCGAGCGCCACAGGGCCGGTCTGCTCTTCAACCGGCTGGTCGCCGAGGGCCGGGTCTCGGCCCCGATCGTCATCGGCCGCGACCATCTGGATTCGGGATCGGTCGCCTCGCCGTACCGTGAGACCGAGGCGATGGCCGACGGATCCGACGCGATCGCCGACTGGCCGCTGCTCAACGCGCTGACGGCCGCCTCCTCCGGGGCGACCTGGGTGTCGATCCACCACGGAGGCGGGGTCGGGATGGGGCGCTCCATCCACACCGGCCAGGTGTCGGTGGCCGACGGCACGGAGCTGGCCGCCGAGAAGCTCGAGCGCCTGCTCACCAACGATCCGGGCATGGGGGTGATCAGGCACGTCGACGCCGGCTACGAGCGCGCCGCCGAGACCGCCGCGGAACGCGGGGTGCGAGTGCCGTTGCCGCCGACCATCCGCAACCACGACCGCGCCTGGTAG
- a CDS encoding amidohydrolase family protein (catalyzes the hydrolysis of 4-imidazolone-5-propionate to N-formimidoyl-L-glutamate, the third step in the histidine degradation pathway): protein MTRTLLIENIGELTTNDPEIGEGIGGRLHDAAVLIDGERIAWVGPAAAAPAADERFDAAGRAVLPGWVDSHTHLVFGGDRTAEFEARMAGEAYAAGGINVTVEATRAASDATLAANLERLVAEARRGGTTTLETKTGYGLTVADEVRAARLAGEQVDAITFLGAHVVPAGEDPASYLDLVTGPMLDAVAPHVSAVDVFCETGAFDEAASRRVLETALAAGLDTRVHGNQLGHGPGVQLAVEHGSLSVDHLGYLSDDDIAALAGSWRDVAGLESGAGSGSGSGSGSGSGSGSGSGSGSGARGTVATVLPACDLSTRVPLAPARELLDAGAVLAIASNCNPGTSYTSSMGFCVATAVLQMRLTVQEAVRAATLGGAMALGMHEDGWRDPRGVSQPRVGVVEPGARADLQLLEAPSATHLAYRPGMPLTAAVWRAGARIV from the coding sequence ATGACTCGCACACTGCTGATCGAGAACATCGGCGAGCTGACGACGAACGACCCGGAGATCGGGGAGGGGATCGGGGGCCGCCTGCACGACGCCGCCGTGCTGATCGACGGCGAGCGGATCGCGTGGGTCGGCCCGGCGGCAGCGGCCCCGGCCGCGGACGAGCGCTTCGACGCCGCGGGCCGCGCGGTGCTGCCCGGCTGGGTCGACTCGCACACGCATCTGGTGTTCGGGGGCGACCGCACCGCGGAGTTCGAGGCGCGCATGGCGGGCGAGGCCTACGCCGCCGGGGGCATCAACGTGACGGTCGAGGCGACACGGGCGGCGTCCGACGCGACGCTCGCCGCGAACCTCGAGCGGCTCGTCGCCGAGGCGCGACGCGGCGGCACCACGACGCTCGAGACCAAGACGGGTTACGGGCTCACCGTCGCCGACGAGGTGCGCGCCGCCCGCCTCGCGGGTGAGCAGGTCGACGCGATCACCTTTCTCGGGGCGCACGTGGTGCCGGCGGGGGAGGATCCCGCATCCTATCTCGACCTCGTCACCGGCCCGATGCTCGACGCCGTCGCACCCCACGTGAGCGCCGTCGACGTGTTCTGCGAGACCGGCGCCTTCGACGAGGCCGCGTCGCGCCGCGTGCTCGAGACGGCGCTCGCCGCCGGCCTCGACACCCGCGTGCACGGCAACCAGCTCGGCCACGGACCCGGCGTGCAGCTGGCCGTGGAGCACGGCTCCCTCAGCGTCGACCACCTCGGATACCTCAGCGACGACGACATCGCGGCGCTGGCCGGCTCGTGGCGCGACGTCGCGGGGTTGGAGTCGGGAGCGGGCTCCGGGTCGGGATCGGGATCCGGGTCGGGATCGGGCTCCGGGTCGGGATCGGGATCCGGGTCGGGGGCGCGCGGCACCGTCGCCACGGTGCTGCCGGCGTGCGACCTCTCGACCCGCGTGCCCCTGGCCCCGGCTCGCGAACTGCTCGACGCGGGAGCCGTGCTGGCGATCGCGTCGAACTGCAACCCGGGCACGTCGTACACCAGCTCGATGGGCTTCTGCGTGGCGACCGCCGTGCTGCAGATGCGGCTCACGGTGCAGGAGGCCGTGCGCGCGGCGACACTCGGGGGCGCGATGGCGCTCGGCATGCACGAGGACGGCTGGCGGGATCCGCGCGGCGTCTCTCAACCGCGCGTCGGCGTCGTGGAGCCCGGTGCCCGGGCCGACCTGCAGCTGCTCGAGGCACCGTCGGCGACCCACCTGGCCTATCGGCCGGGGATGCCGCTCACCGCGGCGGTGTGGCGGGCCGGAGCGCGGATCGTGTAG
- the hutH gene encoding histidine ammonia-lyase gives MNANASAAPAASAVELGSAPLTVADVVAVARHDARVEVSAEALARVAESRRIIEDLANDTRPHYGVSTGFGALAKVQIPAEKRQQLQRSLIRSHAAGAGPEVEREVVRALMLLRLNTLASGRTGVRPEVVETYAAILNAGITPVVHEYGSLGCSGDLSPLAHCALALMGEGSVRTAKDPQAAPIPAADALASAGIRPLVLAEKEGLALINGTDGMLGMLCLALHDFTALLRTADVAAAASVEALTGTDSVFAADLQALRPHPGQAAAAANMRAVLEGSGLIQRPRDGEFTRVQDAYSLRCAPQVHGAARDTVGHAARVAEIELVSAVDNPVVTLDGRVESNGNFHGAPVGYVLDFLAIAAADVASISERRTDRFLDVARNHGLPPFLAADAGLDSGLMIAQYTAAGIVSELKRLAAPASVDSIPSSAMQEDHVSMGWHAARKLRRALDGLARVLGIELLASTRALDFRSADPESGSPAAPTAAVHALFRSRIAAPDTDGFLSPDIAAAHEFVANRSVLDAVEARLGTPLA, from the coding sequence ATGAACGCGAACGCATCCGCTGCACCCGCCGCATCCGCCGTCGAGCTCGGCTCCGCTCCCCTCACCGTCGCAGACGTCGTGGCCGTCGCGCGCCACGACGCGCGGGTCGAGGTGTCGGCCGAGGCCCTCGCCCGCGTCGCCGAGAGCCGCCGCATCATCGAGGATCTTGCGAACGACACCCGCCCTCACTACGGCGTCTCCACGGGCTTCGGCGCGCTCGCGAAGGTGCAGATCCCCGCGGAGAAGCGCCAGCAGCTGCAGCGGAGCCTGATCCGCTCGCACGCCGCCGGCGCCGGCCCCGAGGTCGAGCGCGAGGTCGTGCGCGCCCTCATGCTGCTGCGCCTGAACACCCTCGCGAGCGGGCGCACCGGCGTGCGGCCCGAGGTCGTCGAGACCTACGCCGCGATCCTCAACGCCGGCATCACACCCGTGGTGCACGAGTACGGCTCCCTCGGCTGCTCGGGCGACCTCAGCCCGCTGGCCCACTGCGCTCTCGCGCTGATGGGCGAGGGGTCGGTGAGGACCGCGAAGGATCCGCAGGCGGCACCGATCCCCGCCGCCGATGCGCTCGCCTCGGCCGGCATCCGCCCCCTGGTGCTCGCCGAGAAGGAGGGCCTCGCCCTCATCAACGGCACCGACGGCATGCTCGGCATGCTCTGCCTCGCACTGCACGACTTCACCGCGCTGCTGCGCACCGCCGACGTCGCGGCCGCAGCGAGCGTCGAGGCCCTCACCGGCACCGACTCCGTGTTCGCCGCCGATCTGCAGGCCCTCAGGCCGCACCCCGGTCAGGCCGCGGCGGCCGCGAACATGCGCGCGGTGCTCGAGGGATCGGGTCTGATCCAGCGCCCCCGCGACGGCGAGTTCACGCGGGTGCAGGACGCCTACTCGCTCCGCTGCGCCCCGCAAGTGCACGGCGCCGCACGCGACACCGTCGGCCACGCGGCGCGCGTCGCCGAGATCGAACTGGTCTCGGCCGTCGACAACCCGGTCGTCACCCTCGACGGCCGCGTCGAATCGAACGGCAACTTCCACGGCGCACCCGTCGGCTACGTGCTCGACTTCCTCGCGATCGCTGCGGCCGATGTCGCCTCGATCAGCGAGCGCCGCACCGACCGCTTCCTCGACGTGGCGCGCAACCACGGCCTCCCGCCCTTCCTCGCCGCCGACGCCGGCCTCGACTCGGGCCTCATGATCGCGCAGTACACGGCGGCCGGCATCGTGTCCGAGCTGAAGCGTCTCGCAGCGCCCGCGTCGGTCGACTCGATCCCGTCGTCCGCCATGCAGGAGGACCACGTCTCGATGGGCTGGCACGCGGCCCGCAAACTGCGCCGCGCGCTCGACGGCCTCGCGCGGGTGCTCGGGATCGAGCTGCTCGCCTCGACGCGGGCCCTCGACTTCCGCTCCGCCGATCCCGAATCCGGCTCGCCGGCTGCCCCGACCGCGGCGGTGCACGCGCTGTTCCGCAGCCGCATCGCCGCGCCCGACACGGACGGCTTTCTCTCCCCCGACATCGCGGCGGCGCACGAGTTCGTCGCGAACCGGAGCGTGCTCGACGCCGTCGAGGCCCGGCTGGGCACCCCGCTCGCCTGA
- a CDS encoding dipeptide ABC transporter ATP-binding protein has protein sequence MNAGTHQNEQGAQPLLSVRDLRVAFGSKKEPNEVLHGVSFDVYPGETVAIVGESGSGKSTTMHAVINLLPGTGRTTDGSVTWNGRELVGIGRRDMERIRGREIGLVPQDPMSNLNPVWSVGFQVEEAIRANGLAKGRKEVKQRAVEVLEQAGLQNAEQRMKQYPHQFSGGMKQRALIGIGLAASPQLLIADEPTSALDVTVQRVVLDHLESLTSELGTAVVFITHDLGLAAERAEKLIVMYKGNIVESGPSREILQHPQHPYTKRLVSAAPSLASRRIGSDSELPPAPTESFDLAALADEEKPTVKHGEPMIEVKGLGKVYKIRKGNFGFEDFHAVADASFTVNRGETMALVGESGSGKSTIAKMVLQLEKPTSGEVRIAGQNTAGISGRNLFDLRRTLQPVFQDPYGSLDPLHNIGNTIMEPLKIHGVGDAASRRARMLELLDQVALPRELATRYPNELSGGQRQRVAVARGLALKPDILVLDEAVSALDVLVQAQILDLLAELQQELGLTYLFITHDLAVVRLIADRVCVMQQGRIVEQATTEEVFENPQQEYTKNLLAAIPGAQIELGVG, from the coding sequence ATGAACGCAGGCACCCACCAGAACGAGCAGGGCGCGCAGCCGCTGCTGAGCGTGCGCGACCTGAGGGTCGCCTTCGGCTCGAAGAAGGAGCCGAACGAGGTGCTGCACGGCGTCTCGTTCGACGTGTACCCCGGTGAGACCGTGGCCATCGTCGGCGAGTCGGGATCCGGCAAGTCGACCACCATGCACGCCGTGATCAACCTGCTGCCCGGCACCGGCCGCACGACCGACGGCTCGGTGACCTGGAACGGGCGGGAGCTCGTCGGCATCGGACGCCGCGACATGGAGCGCATCCGCGGCCGCGAGATCGGCCTCGTTCCCCAGGATCCCATGTCGAACCTCAACCCGGTCTGGTCGGTCGGGTTCCAGGTCGAGGAAGCGATCCGCGCCAACGGGCTCGCGAAGGGGCGCAAGGAGGTCAAGCAGCGCGCCGTCGAGGTGCTCGAGCAGGCCGGCCTGCAGAACGCCGAGCAGCGCATGAAGCAGTACCCCCACCAGTTCTCGGGCGGTATGAAGCAGCGCGCGCTCATCGGTATCGGCCTCGCGGCGAGCCCGCAGCTGCTGATCGCCGACGAGCCGACCTCGGCGCTCGACGTGACGGTGCAGCGGGTGGTGCTCGACCACCTCGAGTCGCTCACGAGCGAGCTCGGCACGGCTGTCGTGTTCATCACGCACGACCTCGGCCTCGCGGCCGAGCGCGCCGAGAAGCTGATCGTCATGTACAAGGGCAACATCGTGGAGTCGGGGCCGAGCCGCGAGATCCTGCAGCACCCGCAGCACCCGTACACGAAGCGCCTCGTATCCGCCGCGCCGAGCCTCGCCTCTCGGCGCATCGGCTCCGACTCCGAGCTGCCGCCGGCGCCCACCGAGTCGTTCGATCTCGCGGCGCTCGCCGATGAGGAGAAGCCGACCGTGAAGCACGGCGAGCCGATGATCGAGGTCAAGGGGCTCGGCAAGGTCTACAAGATCCGCAAGGGCAACTTCGGTTTCGAGGACTTCCACGCCGTAGCGGATGCGTCGTTCACGGTGAACCGCGGCGAGACCATGGCGCTCGTCGGGGAGTCGGGCTCGGGCAAGTCGACCATCGCGAAGATGGTGCTGCAGCTCGAGAAGCCGACCTCGGGAGAGGTGCGGATCGCGGGCCAGAACACCGCGGGCATCTCGGGGCGCAACCTGTTCGATCTGCGGCGGACGCTGCAGCCCGTCTTCCAGGATCCCTACGGATCGCTCGATCCGCTGCACAACATCGGCAACACCATCATGGAGCCGCTGAAGATCCACGGTGTCGGCGACGCGGCGAGCCGTCGGGCTCGCATGCTCGAGCTGCTCGACCAGGTCGCCCTGCCGCGCGAGCTCGCGACCCGCTACCCGAACGAGCTCTCGGGCGGGCAGCGGCAGCGCGTCGCGGTGGCGCGCGGGCTCGCGCTCAAGCCCGACATCCTCGTGCTCGACGAGGCCGTGTCGGCGCTCGACGTGCTGGTACAGGCGCAGATCCTCGATCTGCTCGCCGAGCTGCAGCAGGAGCTGGGGCTCACCTACCTGTTCATCACGCACGATCTCGCGGTGGTGCGGCTCATCGCCGACCGCGTGTGCGTGATGCAGCAGGGGCGCATCGTCGAGCAGGCGACCACCGAGGAGGTGTTCGAGAACCCGCAGCAGGAGTACACGAAGAACCTGCTCGCGGCGATCCCCGGCGCCCAGATCGAGCTCGGGGTGGGCTGA
- a CDS encoding IclR family transcriptional regulator, producing MATPKVPAADHTLRILSLLAGSRGPLPASMIAAQLELPRSTVYHLLATLQEHGFVMHLPEEKRYGLGIAAVELSSAYARQEPLARIGRPLLAALVDRARMSGHLAVPHGRDVLYVIEERAPGSPPLITDVDVRLPMHLTASGRAVLAALPKAQARALFPDQNAFSHRHESNDGIDRYSKLRAVLDETVTRGFALERGSVTPGLTSVGVPVLDHRGWPVAAIAVTFPDEQIADDALAGLADDVRRTAETLSTRIYGRAAATAR from the coding sequence ATGGCGACTCCGAAGGTGCCCGCGGCGGATCACACGCTGCGCATCCTGAGCCTGCTCGCGGGTTCGCGGGGGCCGCTGCCCGCCAGCATGATCGCGGCCCAGCTCGAACTGCCCCGGTCGACCGTCTATCACCTGCTCGCCACGCTGCAGGAGCACGGCTTCGTGATGCACCTCCCCGAGGAGAAGCGCTACGGCCTCGGGATCGCCGCGGTCGAACTGAGCTCGGCCTACGCCCGCCAGGAGCCGCTGGCGCGCATCGGACGCCCGCTCCTGGCAGCCCTCGTCGACCGGGCGCGCATGAGCGGACACCTCGCGGTGCCGCACGGGCGCGACGTGCTCTACGTGATCGAGGAGCGGGCTCCGGGCTCGCCCCCGCTCATCACCGACGTCGATGTGCGCCTGCCCATGCACCTCACCGCGAGCGGGCGCGCGGTGCTCGCGGCACTGCCGAAAGCGCAGGCCCGTGCACTGTTTCCAGATCAGAACGCCTTCTCGCACCGGCACGAATCGAACGACGGCATCGACCGCTACTCGAAGCTGCGCGCTGTGCTCGACGAGACCGTGACGCGCGGCTTCGCGCTCGAGCGCGGATCCGTCACGCCGGGGCTCACCTCAGTCGGCGTGCCCGTGCTCGACCATCGAGGCTGGCCCGTCGCAGCGATCGCCGTGACGTTTCCCGACGAGCAGATCGCCGACGACGCACTCGCGGGTCTCGCAGACGATGTCCGGCGAACCGCGGAGACGCTTTCGACCCGCATCTACGGCCGGGCCGCCGCGACCGCGCGGTGA
- a CDS encoding ABC transporter permease yields the protein MLRYILFRLLQVIPVLLGTTFLIYFMVFAMPGDPVAAMFGDKQPSAAVLERVREQYHLDQPFFIQYLLYLKGIFVGDLGISFSGEPVAQILARTFPVTIKLAAMAIAISLVLAVIIGLFSGLRKGKLFDNINLIIGLLFLSIPIFVIAFIAQFGLGLKLGWFKPTVSSGAPVQDLLLPAIVLGVSLYATSMRLTRASVIDTLNQDFVRTAYAKGLSRNRVVPVHVLRNSLIPTITNTATDFGVLMVGATVTEGIFNVPGVGNVLFQAILKGENSTVVSFVTVMVLIYLGVNLVVDLLYAVLDPRIRYA from the coding sequence ATGCTGAGATACATCCTCTTCCGTCTGCTGCAGGTGATCCCGGTGCTGCTGGGAACCACCTTCCTCATCTACTTCATGGTCTTCGCCATGCCGGGCGACCCGGTCGCCGCGATGTTCGGCGACAAGCAGCCGAGCGCCGCGGTGCTCGAGCGGGTGCGCGAGCAGTACCATCTCGATCAGCCCTTCTTCATCCAGTACCTGCTCTACCTCAAGGGCATCTTCGTCGGCGATCTCGGCATCAGCTTCTCGGGGGAGCCGGTGGCGCAGATCCTCGCCCGCACCTTCCCGGTGACCATCAAGCTCGCCGCGATGGCGATCGCCATCTCGCTCGTGCTCGCCGTGATCATCGGCCTCTTCTCGGGACTGCGCAAGGGCAAGCTCTTCGACAACATCAACCTGATCATCGGCCTGCTCTTCCTGAGCATCCCGATCTTCGTGATCGCGTTCATCGCCCAGTTCGGCCTCGGCCTCAAACTCGGCTGGTTCAAACCCACGGTGAGCTCGGGCGCTCCGGTGCAGGATCTGCTGCTGCCGGCCATCGTGCTCGGCGTGAGCCTCTACGCGACGAGCATGCGCCTCACCCGCGCCTCGGTCATCGATACGCTCAACCAGGATTTCGTGCGCACCGCATACGCGAAGGGGCTCAGCCGCAACCGGGTCGTGCCGGTCCACGTGCTGCGCAACTCGCTCATCCCGACGATCACCAACACCGCCACGGACTTCGGCGTGCTCATGGTCGGCGCGACCGTCACGGAGGGCATCTTCAACGTGCCCGGTGTCGGCAACGTGCTCTTCCAGGCCATCCTGAAGGGCGAGAACTCGACCGTCGTCTCCTTCGTCACCGTGATGGTGCTCATCTACCTCGGCGTGAACCTGGTCGTCGACCTCCTCTACGCCGTGCTCGATCCGAGGATCCGCTATGCCTGA